The window GAATTCACAGTGGATGCAGCTCAATACGGCAATGTGTCTCATTTTGTGAATCACAGTGTAAGAAATAGAGACGGGACTAATTAACAGTGCTGTGTTTAATGATTTTTCTGTAGTTGAGGAAAAATCACTTTAAACCACGTacccttttaatatttccagaGTTTTTTAGTACAAGGGCCTCTTCTGATGAGTTGTGGGATCATTGCTGTATTTGGAAAATTCATTGAGGCGCCTACCCAAATACCGTGCATTTGGCAAGAGTCTTTACATATGTTACTTCATTTAACCTTTCCAACCACTTTATTAGATAGGTATTATCCTCGTACAGGGGAGGAAACTAATGGGCACAGGAGTTAAGAGGCAGAACAGAGAGTTTAAGAAACACAACTGTAGATAGGTTTCTTACAGAAGTTAACGGCTAAATTGTGGGATATACAACTAAAGCTagctgtattttcttaaaatggaaacgttaacatttttataaaatttaggaATTTATAGAGTATTGAAGTACTTAGggctatttttctaaattataagtTAGTGTTCTTAATTCATGTTTGAAAAGAACTTAGAATACAGCTGGAACCTTAACTCCAGAATCATATCCTCTAAAAACTATTCCCCAAAATAAGGGAGATTAATAGTTACTGGGTACCAACTAACTCCCAGGTGGATACCAGGCTGTCCGGCTTGTGAGACTGATATTATCGCTATTGTATAGATTACAAGATGTGTCTCAGAGAGTAAGTTATGTAGCTGATTATATGAAGTAGTAGACCGTGTTAAACTTTTGATGGATTTTATACCAAGAAACTAATTTATGACTAGTAGTGAAATGTCAGAGACCTCCTGACTCCCTTGTTAGTTTTCTGATCAGCTTGaacttttactttacttttttacttaataataaattTGAGATACTCTCAAAATAGATGTATTCTATTCAAAGACAATTAAACACTTACTTTGATATTTTTAGTATGATTCCCTGGATCTTCTTGTATATGCCAGAATTTAGTATTGAGTTCTCAAAATATCAAACAATTCCAAACAAAAGCTTCAGCAATGAAACCCCATGTAATATGAAATTTGAGTTCCACAGTACcagcttgatttttttaaatgcagtgcTAATTGTTTAAATATACTGAAATGTTTACAGGTGAAATGATGTTATCTGGAATTTACagtaaaattttccagaaaaattaaaaagtcaggaTTAGTTGAAATAACACTGGCAAAAATGTAAACAGTTGTTGAAGCTGCATAGTGGATTcatgtacatttattattttctctagttttatgtatgtctgaaattttctgtaagtgaaaacagtatttttaaatgtatatatgccTCAGAGACCTCTAAATAATCAACTTAATTTCCAGTACATCTTAAAAAGCTAATAGTCTAGGAAATTAAAGATTTTATGTGGCATATAGAAGTCGTTCACGTCATTTTTACTTAAATGGGTTCTAATGTTCTTTTTTAGTGTGACCCAAATCTTCAGGTGTTCAATGTTTTCATTGATAACCTTGATACTCGTCTTCCCCGAATAGCATTATTTTCCACAAGAACCATAAACGCTGGAGAAGAGCTCACTTTTGATTATCAAATGAAAGGTATGGTTTTCAAGTACAGTTCATCGGTGTTAAGTTGTTTCCGTATGAAGAATCTATGCAAGAGTAGGAAAGACCTTAGATCATCTGAAgcaaattaatattaaaaatgaaaagaatgaggcGATAGAGTTTATCTTCTCCCTTAAGGTCTTAAAGCTCATCTCACAGCTAGAACTAGAAACCGTGTGCCTGACCTCGGGCTGAGCAATATTCTTTGTTATATCACATTGCCAACTGCTTTTTTGAGAACTTCCATTATGGAAGCTTATTATAACATCTTTCTCCATACTACTTGTACTTAAAAAATTGTAAGCCTACATTTCTGAATCTTTACTGGGAGATAGATATTCAAAAGATTGGAAATGTGATTTAAATCACATGTGAACTTACTCCATTCCTACTGGAATTTGGctttgaaaaaaacacatttaattctgTTTGCTTTATTGTGACAATataagtgttttctttcctttgtttttctaagcATGATGCCCTTTACATATTGTTACTACTTGACCTCGCTTTATGGCTCTTAAATAATGTATGAAATGAATGCTTGTATATTGGATTTTCCTAGTAAGTTTCATTATTTCAGAAATCCATTCTCATAAGTACGAGCTAATAAGATATACTTTACCTCTTATTAGCCCACACCATCCTTTCAAGACAATTCATAATGATTTGTCTCcaaatattcacatttatttaaagCTGATAGAAAATTTGAAACTCATTCAGAATTGTCTTAACtctcttctgtatttctttttctacgTATTCAGGTTCTGGAGATATATCTTCAGATTCTATTGACTACAGCCCAGCCAAAAAGAGAGTCAGAACTGTGTGCAGATGTGGAGCTGTGACTTGCAGAGGTTACCTCAactgaattttcagaaaatagagcAGAGCATAattgtagttttgcttttttctaatgttaacatttttaaaaataagtatttgggACTCTTTTCATACTATTAAGATTATATGCTATGTAAATTTACATTTCATGTTTCAGACTCTTGGCCAAATGCATTACTGATGCTTCTGAAGGGAGGAACATAGGGTCACATGGACTAATTTGAAATACACCTCATTAGTGGTTAGGGAGCAAACAAGCAAGGGAAACTAGTTACAGCTCAGCATATGTGTACTTAAGAAGTCTCTGTGAATAGAGAAATGCCTCCCTCGGTGTTTTAAGTGCTAAACTGATGAGATCACAGTCACTGAGATGAAACATTCAACTTGCCATACACCTTGAATTTAGAGAAATACTTAACTGAATTTGGGCAAATATGCAACGTTCTATTTTTGTTATGTTGTCATTCCTGTTTACCTATTTATTACTGTAAATACCGTTGTTGTATTGGAGACAAATAGTGATACTGAATTACactcttattttctatttctacttcttTCATTAAAACATTGGGATCTTGATACAGAAATTTAAGGTCtaaaaataagtatagaaaattttaattacaattggATTTCATATTTTGAAGCAATTTAGACGATAACGAAGGATATATGTCTGAAGCAGTTATTCTTAAAGGTTTTTTAATCCTGTGgaagaaaaatctccaaaaagCTCTCTGAAATTCTAGAATGGCTGACCATTATGCCTCTTGGAAATGACACAGCAGTGGAACCAGGCGGGTTGTTTTGGAGTACCAGGCAAGGGAAATAGGGTGCTTTTAGACCCCTTTTAAAACCATGAATTAGGAGATCCATGTGGAATACGTGTGGTCTAAACAGTAACACCAGATGCCCCAGAGAGCAGCTACACCTGATGATAATATTTCTTCACACATTAACACTGTATCTTCTGGATTTCAGGCAgttttaacatttccttttcaccacatttaattctttttctatttcctgcaagctcttcttaaaaaataagtatattttcaactaatacttattttataaattaatttttttaatgtgataaagCTATACTAGGCTTGGTCAGAGTGTGTGCCTGAATTATGAGACCGTTTATTACTTGAATTATGAAGACTGAAGTGGAATATAGTCcttgttagttttgtttgttagtttctCCTGATTGAGGTTTTATTATGcaggaaaacaatgttttcatctttctcattCTGGGATTTTTAATCAAGACGTCCAACGTAAAGGTAAATGTAGCAAATAAATCTAGCTTTCAGTATTCCTAATTAAGTTGTATCTAAGCTCGTTGCCCTAGGTTTTAATATCCTAAAAGAAACTTGGGTAAAAATTGAACTGACTTCAAGAATGCAGCCTATCAAATACCTTCTTAATCTTTAATCTCTTTTTTGGGAGAATCtacactttattatttattatattggtATCACGACTGCTCTTTCATAACAATAGGGTAAATTGTTTACATGTTAGAAGCTCAGAGTATATCTGCAAACCAAAATTGGCAGAATGTGTCATAACAAATACATTCTTTTAGTGCcgtttcttatgttttctttataaaaaaataatcacatggAAAAATCAGTGGTGAGAAAGCATCACTAATTTTACAGGTTGTTCCCGGTGGCCAAGCATACTTTGAATTATAATCGTCTCAGGTAGgtttaaagatgtaatttttgcattctttttaaaaagtcagtgtttTACTGTCTAGTTACTTGATTTTGCCCACTTTTTGTGTATAAAACTGGAGGACAAAGGGAAAAACTTCTATTTTCAGTCAATTTGTTTTGTCcttattaatagaaatataatgacTAGGCCTTTGAGATTTTAATTATCTGTGTCATCCTTATGTTATTAAAAAGCTGAACTTAAGCAGTAAAATAATACAAACTAACTGAAGTTGTTAGGagctttattttaattcaatgttTAGCTTCTTTAAATTCGTTTCCTAAATTGTCAGACTATGTTGTCTCAtcataaagcaaatattcatGAGTATTAGATGAAGTTTAAACTGTAAATGAATCCACTGTACAAGTTGTGTTAACACCACTGTTCGTATCTACCTAAGAGGATTGTAATCACAATTGGTGATCTCAGGGTTTTTCTCCATATATGCAAAATCCAgacagtaattatttttcttacaattcaACAGTTATTCTTTAGCAAATAAATTTAGTTTggcatttgatttttctgtttattgtggGTTAGctttgtttacaaatattttactgtctttttttagTAAGGCTACAGAAGGGGCACAAAAATACTGATGTATTCCTGACGACCTGCTGTTGAGATTAACCAAAGGTGTATATACCATTCCTTTAAAtgttactttcctttttaaaatgctcGTTGTTGTCATGGTTCATGCACTTGGATATTAAAGTACAATTTTCACTCAGTAGAATGTGGATGGATACTTCTGAAACTTTTTGAGCGTTATTAGTTACCAGGTATTCAAACATATTTTGCTAAGTACTCCTTAGAAGtacaaaggaattttagaatTTGAGCTAATCTTTGCGCAAGTCTACGCCTTTGTATGTCCTCGTGTACTTCTCATAAATGTATGAAGTTGGTGCTGTGGTGTTTACAATCCACCTGAGGTAGGAGGTTCAGACTGTTAGGTCACACACCCAAGATCACCCAGTGACGAGGCAGGCAGGAAACATACCTGACTATTTTTAACGTATTTAACCAACTCCATGcagatttaaacaaataatttctacCATTAAACAAACTTCTAAGTCTTGGATTCCTCTCTAAGGCAAATGTGGCTAGCCATTGGGTTTCTTCTGTGATGCATGTtggcattttgaaattttttcttctcacttttcctTTTGTGCTTTCCAGTTCTTCAAGTAAAAGTCAAGGAGCCACTATAATTAATCCTGCCCACTGTCATGCTGTTTTTGAGAGGCCTCACTGCATAGCGGTTAGGAGCATGGTGTTGGGGGCCTGAATTGCCTGTTTGAGTCCTGGCTTCGCCCCTTACTAGCCATGTGaactaacctctctgtgccttagccTTCTCATCTGTGAGCGGGGATAATAAGTgtgtgttgtgaggattaaaggagttaCTACAGTGTGTAAAAGAATTAAGCATTGTCACAGTAAGTATATAGCTAATAATATGTAAGTATTACATAATGACAGTACGTAGTTATTTTGTACTTCAAGTAGAGTATTAACCTGTAGTGGTTTTAAAGTACAGGTTTATGCAGtttacccttgaacaacatgggtttgaactgggTGGGAATCCACATTATGTGGAATGCTGACTTAATTTACATTACATAAAATCcgtgtggatttttgactgtgtgggtAGTGGGTACCCCTAAGCCCGCATTGTTCAAGGGTACACACCTGTCCTTCAGCATCGTTGATGATCCCTGTAAGTTTTTTGATCAAAAGTCTGTTCTGCTCTTAGTCCTTAAATTCATTCCGCCAGCACTTATTATGCCACACTCACATAAAACAATGGAATTGCGGCAGTATGTAGTAATGCTCAGTTGATGGTATGATTATGAAATGCTAAGAATATATTCAGAATGTTTACAGGCATGTTTTGAACACCCACCTTGGATCATAAGCTATACTATTAAGATGAAGTCTTAAATGTCAGTATGTACAAATGTATATAGTTACATTTGATTATATGATTTGTGATAATGAAGTATAACTAATTTTTAGAGCTATAAATAAAATACGAAGTCTCTGGGTTTCTGTAATAGGCCTGTTGTAGTAATGACCAGATACTCAACCAATGATTTGCAATCCCTACTGGGTCTCTCCAGTGGGTTTATTCACTTGGAATTTAGGAAATAGTATTCAGGGGAGATgggcaaaatgaaacaaacagaacTCTAATCCTGCTCCGATCATAGCAGAGTATATCTCATTCAAAGCTGAGACATGCTGAGCTAGAAAAACAGGGTCAGTGTTCCCTTAAAACTCCTTATATTCTTTTGCCCCAGGTACCTTACTGTGCTCAGACCATTCTCGGTTGGTGTACATATTAATAAAACTGTTGAGTAATTGTGACTCAACATATCCTCAAAGACCAATCAGAAATGAGTTGCACTCGGCCCTTACTCTCAGCCCTTGGTAACCATGCCAGTTTCTTCCCCTCAGCCCTCTTGTGCCAGTTTCTTAGGTGAAATGTGAATTCTGAGTGTCACCATCCAGTTTTTCCCCCATGTACATGGATGGGGGACTCTGTCCTCCCAACATTTGGGAGTGGGAACATTCCCTTCTGGAGCAGTGAGAGGGCTGACTTCCTGGGTCCTCTTGGCATTGCATCCTCTGAGCACcccatttattttcctctaagtTTTGTAATCCTGCTTAGTTTTGTGGCTCCAGTACTTACTGTTGGTCTGATCACTTTGCAGCAGGGTGATAATGCGTATCGTTGTTAGTTTAATTGATCTGCAAATTGTTTGAGACTCCACTTAAACTTGTTTTAAGTGAAGTCTGCTTTTGCTTCCTTAATCTACAAAATGTCAGCATACCAAAGTGTTTATTAAtgttaataaaactttattaagtcCATAAACATGTCTATGCAAAAGCATAACCTATGCATGAACTTTAGGAAAGTTGACTGACTCACAGAACACACATActtttgccatttaattattttcttttaggtcctaatttttctacttttaattttaccACCATCTTCACACCAACATGCTTAAGTGATGTACCATCTTTTGAGATAAGTAGGGGGTTTGATTTTTCCTATGGCCATCAGTTTAATAGTTCCAAGTTtcttctttcaatctgaagtattTTTAAGACCCaggatatggtctatcttggtgaatgtccCATGTGCACCCGAAAAGCATGTGTTCTGCTGTTACTGGATGGAGTGACAGTTAGATCTAGTTGGTTGATGGGTGCTGTTCAGTTCTTCTATGTCCTTGCTGGTTTTCTGTAAACTAATTCTGTTACTGAGAGAGGAAAAAGTTAAAGTTCCGCTTTATATACTATTGTGCCTTAGTTagtctttctcctttcagttgattttgttttgtgCAGGCACACCTTGTGTTGCGCTTCGCAGATACTACTGCGTTTTCATCAAAatcaaggcaagaccctccaccagcaaaagaattacaacttgctgaaggctcaggtgatggttagcattttttagcaataaagtatttttaaattaagatatgtACATTTGTTTTAGACATACTGCTATTGCACACATAATAGACAGTGTAAGCGTAACTTTTATGTGcattgggaaaccaaaaaaattcgaactcgctttattgcagtggtcagGAACTAAACCTGCAATGTCTGAGGTAGGCCTGTGTGTTTTGAAGCTGTTGTTTGGTATGTGCACATGTACGACTGTCTTGGTGACCTGCACTCCAGCTGTTTACAGGGTATGTCTTCTTCCATCCTTTACTGACTTGTAACCGGCCCATATCATGTGAAGTGCCTTTCTTATACACAGCATGTAGTGggcttatgttttatttttcctgactgTCTTTTCATTGGTGTGTTTAGATCATgttcatttaatgtaattattgatctGTTTGGATTTAGTTCTTCCATATCttacttgttttctcttttttcctcaattttttgttcctctgtttccCATTTACTGCCTTCTTTCAGATTACATGAGCATTTTtaagtattccattttaatttattatgatTTTGGCTGTTATCTTTTTGTATAGGTTTTTTAGTGATGGCCCtagaatgaaatgtttttaattcttaagtATCTAAGAgtgagctttttcttttttcaactatTATACTCTCACCTGTTGCCAGTTTCTCGTATAAGTATTGTAGATGCTCTCGTTTAGGTAGCTCAGCTTCTGGAGTTGAGGGAATTTCAAAGTCGGAGGAGCTCTGTGAGTCTGCATTGGTGCTATGATTTGACAGCCTTGTTTCCTGAGGTACGTGTGTCCTGCTGCTTAGAGTAGTTGGTTCTCCAGCACTTGGAACTATATTTACACCTGGATCTCTGCCTTTCAAGTCAGACTGAGTGTCCTTTTGTTCCATCTGAGAGGCAGAAACATTCTCTTTGATTCTTGGTCTGTAGTCACTTTTGTTCAAGGAGGTAGCCACTTTTGTCTCCAGACTGTTTCTGTCTTGAGAAGATAACAAGACCGTATCAGATTGGCTGTCCCAACCTTGACTTCCTTGTTCTGAGATGTGTGTGGACTGAGAAGAATTCTGGGAGGAGATGTGAGTTGACTCCCCATCCGAGTCACTGAAAAGCTGTGGTGACTGAGCATCCCCTGCCTCTGTAGAGGAAGGGAGGTTTTCCAAACCATCGTCTGGGACATcatcatttctcttaaaaaagaCCTCCCACTGTGGTGCTTCCTCATCCACCTTCTGCTGGTGTGTGAGAGGACTCGGATCTCCTGGAGATGAGGCCGGGATGTGTGATTCTTCCTCACTTTCACTGTTGGATTCTTCACAATCTATAAAGTTGGTGCAGAGAGAGGTTTGCATGCTGTCTGCTATGAAGCGTCCTGTGCTTTGTCTCAGTTTTTCAGGCTGGTCTGGTGACACGGCTGCCGTTGGAAATACCTCAGGGTGCAGAGCTGTCTGGTGTGGAACCCTGTGCCTTAACGGTACTGGCAAAGGATCATCAAAGAggtcgtcctcctcctcctctgggagaacagagaaaacaggCTTGTGAGAAACAGTGCGAAGGGAACCAGTTTGTGCTTTTAATTCAAAATCCAGTTGTAGCATTAAGCTACATTTTTCATTCATGGAATTGCAAATAATAGGGACTTCAAGCTtcttccaagagaaatgaaaaggccCCTTATTCTTGGGATATTCTGAACAGGATAACCACCATCCTTCACCTTCTTACAATGTTAGTGAGTTGAGAGTCTAGATCTGTGTTCCCCGAATAAGGCCCCAACACCCtatctgtggttctcaaacttgattgATCATTAGCACATCTGGTGAGCTTTATAAAAAACACAGCTTTCTATATCTcattccagacctactgaatcccTTACAGTGGGACCCAGAAATTTGATTTTTGCACTACATTCTGCAGGTGATTTTGTTCACAGCCAGTTTTGTGAACCACCCAGACTAGAAGAGAGGTTTGCAAATTCTAGATGCTCAACAAGTTGGCTGGTTTAATATAAAGACAACAGCTAATTTACTCTAAAGTTTTCCTTCTAGAAACATTGATAACCGACTTTGTGTTTGTTACGAGCTGAATGTGtgtgtcttcccaaaattcaCAATTTGAAGCTCCAACATCCatgtaatggtatttggaggtgggacccaCATGATGGGATTAAtgtaaaaagaggaaaacagatttCTCACTTTCTTAATGCCCATGCACAACGGAAAGGCCTGTGAGCATGCTGAGGTGGCAGCGGTTACAAGCCAGGATACAGACCCTCACCAGGAGCCCTATCTGCCGGCGCCTTGAGCTCGGACATCCcggcctccggaactgtgagcaGTGAATGTCTGTTTGAGTCACTTAACCTAACCTACGGTGTGTGTTACAGCAGCCGGCACTGGGACACAGACAGGCTGTGAGAGAGACTGGGGGAACACGTACAGATGAGATGAACTTTAACCAAAACAGTAATAAATCACATTTAGTGTCAAGACTGAAAGTCAACAAAATTCATTTTACTGATTTTTGAAGCATGCTGCCTGCATTGGCATATAGTGAGCCCAGTccatttaaattcttaaattgaGGAAACCTTCCTTGGACAGTGACATTCTCATAACTTAATATGTGagatttacataaattaaaatgataaggcacagaattgggggagggggcataTTTTCCTGCCCTCTACTAGCACGTAACCTAAGACGGAAATTAAATGCTCACGCGACTCCTGTATATGGCAACTTACTGTTCCAGTGCTGAATCTGGTGTTAACTTACAATTATCTACATCTTAGAAAGATAACTATTTTCCCAGTGATAAAGGATGTAGCTAAacactacattttttaaagccaCTAAAAAAAATGGACCGTAGCGACCATCTAGctcccattttaccaatgaggagaCGGGCCCAGAGAAGGTATGTGACAATGCATAGGTCAGAAAACTAGACAAGCAGAGCTAGGAATCAAACCCAATTCTTAAAAGTCCCCTGTTCTGTTATGATTTATAATTAAGCAAGCAACTGTCCTTTTCTAAAGGACTTAAGGTGACTGAGATGTTTAGCTACGTTGTTTGCAATCATCATAGTCTCTAAGTATGGCTTTATTTTAAGCCATGGATTATACATTTGTTTTAGCTCTCCCACTAGTGTGCCAGTTAtctttttatgaaatgtttttgtaTCATCTCTAAGTTGGACAGTTTCATGTTCCTCTGGATCCAGGTATATGgtatatgtcaactgtaaaatACTTTAATCTgtcaaaacattttcacattaaCTCACCTGTATGTATCTGAAAAACAAGTAGTTTCTATATTAGTTTATTCTGAGACTGTATTCTttgttaaaactataaaaattttaaatttcagtatataaaaatagaaaggcATGTAACACCGAGAAAATACCACAATAAATGTGAAGGTCCTGAAATCCTTAGTGATGTTTACAAACATaaacccaattaaaacaaaatggacaaacgtGATAATTCATAGATACTTTCTACCACCATGCATTGTTGACGTCTGTATAAACTAGTATAATCATACTGGAAGACAATTGGGCAATATGTATCAAGCACcttaatttctgaaatttaacCCAATAATGAGAAATATGAAATGGAATTACGTATCATGTTCatcacagtattatttataaaatcaaaaagTTCGAAATAACCTAAATGTATAATGACAAAGATTAAATATACCATTATCTAGTCATAATGCAAAGTATGCAGccattaaatttgcatttttgagTAACACAGATTTTCCAGCAGGaagtgtaagtgtgtgtgtgtatgcagtgATCCAAGCTGCTTTGCAGCCTGCCTCGACTCCTCACGTACTTGCACGCTGCTTCGGAAACAGCTTTGCCTTAAGTCCGTGTCCTTCCTGCCCTGGCCCCAACCTAAGGACTGCTGTCCTCCTCGCCACAATCCCAGTAAGAATCTTGGAGGCTTGAAGAGCTTTTGGACACTGCCCTTCCACTGCAGTTACTATTCTCATTGGTGCCTATACAATGTTgctctttaaacattttcaatatcACCCCTGAGTTTGGTAGCTACTTATGTAAATGaataggggaaaaaaggaaatacgTTAAAATGCTAATCAAAATAATTTAGCGTTGTGGGGTTCTACATAACTTTTCTAAATTACCTACAGTCAGTATATGCTACTTTTATAAGAACAGaagcagtaatttttaaaaataggtctGTGGGGATAATTATAGTGGTTAACTAGTAAGTTATATAAAGCTAAAACAGCACAAAGAGctctattaaaatgttttttaaaagaggctAAGAGAAGAATGACTTCTCAGCTTGCCCTCAGGTAGATTTAATAACGTGTATATGAACCCTGACTTGTATCACATTAAGAACTAAATGAACCTGAAAGACTGCTCAGCGCCCTGGTAGAGATCACAGAGACCGTGAGGCGCACGTGGCACAACGTGAGAATTACAAAGTCGGTGACATGTAGGAACAAACATGACACCCATGGCTCACAAAATTCACCTAGAGGTGACACCACAGGATTGTGGGAAGATTTATATTggcacaaatatttaaaactataaaaattgttATATTGGTAACTAATAAAAAGCCTAAGGAATCTAGAAGGAACAAAATCACAGCTACCGAAAAGGATAAAgcaagaacaaacaaaatggaagtgaacaataatttaaaaattcttacacTAGTGGCCCAATCAAAAAAAGACATACTCCATCAAAAACAAGCATCATTTGGgtaaatgcataaatataaaaattaagttaaaaaattttttttaaagatttatgcTTCCAGCCAAGAAAGTAACAGACTAGATTTAACCTCTCACCTGAAACAACTGAAAGcaaggaaaaatataacaaaggCTCTCAAGAAATCAGACAGTAACACCTGAGAAATGTGAAACAAATGAAGTGAGCCCTAAGATTGCCCCAGCTTTCTggtttccaggcaggaagggGACACCGAGGTAGAGCTATCCAGCATCCCTGAATTGAGACAGACATAAACGGGAGTCTCAGAAAGCCAACGTGGCTGGATTCAGAGGAGAGGCCAGAGAGCAGACGGTGGGACCAAGGAGCTCTGCAGAGCGGCCCTCAGTACTCAGCATGCTGAGCAGCGCATCCTGTGATGCAGCACATCCCGAGGCcgggcagccagggaaagaacactccaaagaatgaaaggaaactgCCCAC of the Rhinolophus sinicus isolate RSC01 linkage group LG02, ASM3656204v1, whole genome shotgun sequence genome contains:
- the DCLRE1C gene encoding protein artemis isoform X1, with protein sequence MFLFQGDNGTVLYTGDFRLAKGETSRMELLHSGGRVKDIQSVYLDTTFCDPRFYQIPSRGECLSGILELVRSWITRSPYHVVWLNCKAAYGYEYLFTNLSEEFGIQVHVDRLDMFQNMPDILHHLTTDRNTQIHACRHPKAEEYFQWNKLPCGVTSKNRIPLHTISIKPSTMWFGERTRKTNIIVRTGESSYRACFSFHSSYSEIKDFLSYICPVNAYPNVIPVGTTVDKVIEILKPLCRASQNIEPKYKPLGKLKRVRTTALDSEEEEDDLFDDPLPVPLRHRVPHQTALHPEVFPTAAVSPDQPEKLRQSTGRFIADSMQTSLCTNFIDCEESNSESEEESHIPASSPGDPSPLTHQQKVDEEAPQWEVFFKRNDDVPDDGLENLPSSTEAGDAQSPQLFSDSDGESTHISSQNSSQSTHISEQGSQGWDSQSDTVLLSSQDRNSLETKVATSLNKSDYRPRIKENVSASQMEQKDTQSDLKGRDPGVNIVPSAGEPTTLSSRTHVPQETRLSNHSTNADSQSSSDFEIPSTPEAELPKREHLQYLYEKLATGESIIVEKRKSSLLDT